A segment of the bacterium genome:
CTCTGGGTCACCCGCTCGGAGCCTCCGGTGCCCGCATCCTCGCCACCCTGGTCAATGTGCTCGAGTCGCACGGCGGCCGGTACGGCCTGGCGACGATGTGCATCGGCTCCGGCCAGGGCATCGCCACCGTCATCGAGAGGGGCTAGTCATGGCAGAGATCAAGACTGTAGGAGTTTGCGGAAGTGGCGTGATGGGCAGCCAGCTGGCCGCCCTCTTTGCGGGCGCCGGGCTCGACGTCTTTCTCTTCGATCTCGATCAGGAGCTGGCGGAGCGCGGCCTCGAGGGGGCCGTCAAGGCCAAGCCGGCGGCGTTCTACCATCGGCGCTTCGCCAAGAAGGTCATCCCCAGCAACTATGAAGAGCATCTGGACCGATTCGGGGAATGCGACTGGGTCATCGAGGCCATTGCCGAGCGGCTCGACTGGAAGCGGGATCTCTACGAGAAGATCCGGCCGTATTTGAAGGACAGCGCATTGCTGTCCTCGAACACCTCCGGACTCGCCATGCGTGAGCTGGCCGAGCTGCTTCCGGCCGATCTCCGGCGGCGGTTTCTGATCACTCATTTTTTCAACCCACCACGCTACATGCGCCTGGTCGAGATCGTGCGCGAGGTGGAGACCGACGACCGCGCGGTCGCGGCCGCGAGCGAGCTCATCGGCAAGACCCTGGGCAAGGGCATCGTTCAGGCCAAGGACACACCCAACTTCATCGCCAACAGGATCGGCATCTACGGCATGATGCTCGGTCTCAAGCTCACCCGCGACATGAGGCTTTCGGTCGAGGAAGTCGATGCCGTGACCGGACCGGTGATGGGCCGCCCCAAGTCGGCGACCTACCGTACGGCGGACATCGTCGGGCTCGACACGCTCGCCTTCGTCGCGCAGACGGCCTACGAGAAGTGCGAGGGCGACGAGGCCCGAGAGATCTTCAAGACGCCGCCGGTGCTGGTCCAGCTGCTGGAGCGCAAGAGCCTGGGCCAGAAAAGCGGTGAGGGTTTCTACAAGAAGGAAGGCAAGGAGATCCTGGCTCTCGATTTCGAGACCCTCGAGTATCGCCCCAAGACCAAGCCGCGGATGGACGGCATCGGCGTCGGAAGGCGTTTCACCGACCTCGGCAAGAAGCTCGAGGCTCTGGTCTTCAATCCGGATCCGGCCGGCAAGTTCGCCTGGGAGCTGACCATCGGCACGCTCTCCTACGCCGCTCGCAGGCTGGGCGAAGTGGCGGACGACGTCACCAACATCGATCGCGCCATGCGTTGGGGGTTCGGCTGGCAGCAGGGCCCCTTCGAGGTGTGGGATGCGATCGGCGTCGAACGCTCGGTGCGGCGCATGGAAGCGGAGAACAAGCCGGTGCCCGATCTGGTGGAGCGCCTGCTCGCCGGCGGCCACGCCCGGTTCTACGACCGCAATGGCACCCAGCGCTACTTCGATCTGGCCTCGGAGTCGATGCTGCCGGTGCCGACGGCGCCCGACGTGGTCCAACTGGAGGACCGCAAGGCCCACGGCGGGGAGCTTCTGCGCAACTGGAGCGCGTCTCTCCTCGATCTGGGCGACGGCGTCGGTTGCGTCGAGTTTCATTCGGCGCTCCAGCCCGACTTCAACCCGGTGGACGGAGCGATCCTGGACATGCTCGCTTCCTCGCTCGAGGCGGCTCAGGCGAAGAACCTCAAGGGACTGGTGATCTCGCACGAAGGTACGCACTTCTGCGCCGGCGCCAACCTGGCCTTGATTCTGGGACTGGCCAAGAGCAAGCGCTTCGACCTGATCGAAGAGGTGTCGAGGACTTTCCAGAAGATCACTCAGGCGATTAAGTACTCGCCGTTTCCGGTGGTGGCCGCGCCTTTCAGCGTCTCGCTGGGCGGCGGCTTCGAGGTCATCGCCGCGTGCGACCAGATCGTCGCGCTCGCCGAGCTCTACTGCGGCGCGGTGGAGGTGGGAGTGGGTCTGATCCCCGGGGCCGGCGGCAACTTGCGGTTACTGACCCACCTCTCGAAGCGGCTGCCGCCGAGGAAGATGGGGCCGATGGCCCCGGTGCAGAAGACCTTCGAGACGATCGCCTTCGCCAAGGTTTCGACCTCGGCGCACGAGGCGGTGGAGCTGGGCTACCTGCGCGAGGATTGTCCGATCGTGCTTTCC
Coding sequences within it:
- the fadA gene encoding acetyl-CoA C-acyltransferase (FadA; fatty acid oxidation complex component beta; functions in a heterotetramer with FadB; similar to FadI2J2 complex; functions in beta-oxidation of fatty acids); translation: KALERAGITAGDLDYIELNEAFAAQALYVLKKTGWPLEKVNVHGGAIALGHPLGASGARILATLVNVLESHGGRYGLATMCIGSGQGIATVIERG
- a CDS encoding 3-hydroxyacyl-CoA dehydrogenase, coding for MAEIKTVGVCGSGVMGSQLAALFAGAGLDVFLFDLDQELAERGLEGAVKAKPAAFYHRRFAKKVIPSNYEEHLDRFGECDWVIEAIAERLDWKRDLYEKIRPYLKDSALLSSNTSGLAMRELAELLPADLRRRFLITHFFNPPRYMRLVEIVREVETDDRAVAAASELIGKTLGKGIVQAKDTPNFIANRIGIYGMMLGLKLTRDMRLSVEEVDAVTGPVMGRPKSATYRTADIVGLDTLAFVAQTAYEKCEGDEAREIFKTPPVLVQLLERKSLGQKSGEGFYKKEGKEILALDFETLEYRPKTKPRMDGIGVGRRFTDLGKKLEALVFNPDPAGKFAWELTIGTLSYAARRLGEVADDVTNIDRAMRWGFGWQQGPFEVWDAIGVERSVRRMEAENKPVPDLVERLLAGGHARFYDRNGTQRYFDLASESMLPVPTAPDVVQLEDRKAHGGELLRNWSASLLDLGDGVGCVEFHSALQPDFNPVDGAILDMLASSLEAAQAKNLKGLVISHEGTHFCAGANLALILGLAKSKRFDLIEEVSRTFQKITQAIKYSPFPVVAAPFSVSLGGGFEVIAACDQIVALAELYCGAVEVGVGLIPGAGGNLRLLTHLSKRLPPRKMGPMAPVQKTFETIAFAKVSTSAHEAVELGYLREDCPIVLSRDHLIAMAKQEVLRLADGYRPPEPPELIPPGVGGRLAIQVVIDGFLKAGTISEHDALIAGKLAHVISGGERGNGIHPVEEQYFLDLEREVFVSLAGEPKSQQRMAHMLKKGKPLRN